In the genome of Rissa tridactyla isolate bRisTri1 chromosome Z, bRisTri1.patW.cur.20221130, whole genome shotgun sequence, the window attatatttttcttttctgcaggctgctcTGACTCTTCCACAGAGACCACTTCTTCATTGTTCTACTGTGATTCCTGTTGTCGCTCTGACATTAAAGTTTATTATGCACCTTTTCAGGCTTAAGGATTCATGGTGCTTTCTTCCCTGGATGTTGTTTATATCCTGGACTTCTCATCACGTCCGTGATGGGATTCGTCATGGCCTCTGGATCTGCCCATTTGGAAAAACTCCTCCTTTGCCATATTGGCTGTATGTGGCAATTACAGCATCTTTACCTCATCTATGTtcatttattatgtatttaaCAGGCACTAGAGAATTAATGTCTATAAAACATGGAATCCGCATTGATGTATAAGAATGATGGCTTTTAAAGGATGTTTGTATTAGCACTTGAAATATGCTGTCTGTTTATCACTGAAGTGGTTTCCTTATGTTTCCTACGACTTCCGAGTTAGGCATTTTAAGCCTGTGGAGCCAGTTACAGCTCCTTTGTCAATTCCTTGTGGTCATAGAAGCCTGTATAATGAATGGTAATAATTTTATACCTATACATTCCCCTTGTAAAATTTGTGGTCTTCCATTATAATTCATGCATAGCTAGCTGGTTTATAAAGTACTTAGTCTCTCTCTGTAGTAATTACGTTACATCTTACTGTCACGGTGCCATTCATCTGATCACCATTCACTTTGGATTTGAATTCTGCCTTTAGATAATACGTTTCCTCTAGGTAGGATTTGTATagcactttaaaaatgtaaagtaCTATATAAATCCTAAGTATTAGTGGGAATGTAGTAGTGTATGGCACTTCTAAAAAACATCAGTTAgccttttaaatttatttatttgttttcctgatgGACTCCTGTATTcagctgttttaaaagaaacatgcaACCGCATCTCTTTGAACATTGCTATCATATGGTGTTTCTACTAAATTCTATTCCTCTGTAGTTGCTTGGTACTCAATTTGCAAATAATTACTAGCTATGATTTGTGGTTAGAAAGGAGAAGACAGTTTGGTTACAGTATTATGTGTCTTGGACAAAttgttgaatttttaaaatatactaattATGAATATTATTTAATTTGGAACTAAGGAATTTTAGTAAATATTTAAGGATTGTGTAACGGCAAACTTATTTATTACAGTAAAACATAAGCTTTAGGGAAGATGCAGGAATTGCTAAAAATGTGAGTTTGCTTAAAGACCTTACTGCTATATTCATAAACACTATTTTTCATTAAGAAGTGCAAGATCATctttataattataaataaaatgcGTTCTTGTTATACAGAAATAGAAATTTTCTCATAAATAAGTTCCTTAAGGAAAAATGTTACTATGTTACAGGTTCAGCTAGTAATTTGCACTGTCGACTATTCAAAGCAACAGTTTCCATTTACAGAAATTTCTCAGAAGTCCCAAAGTGAAAATTAAGCTCTTCTGTAGTTTAGTGTACAAACTGAGAAATACCTGTTAATAATTGTGGTTCTTTCATTTTCTATTCATTGAACCCCATTGCCCATTAAGGAGATGGGGCCTCAATTATTCCAGTTTGTGATTAATAGTTAtcaaaagggattatttttatgGAAGAGCATATATAAGGTAGCATGTGCAGAACTTTAAACTTATCAGAGATTGCAAAGCTTAGGTGATGTGTTGATACTACATTTACATTAGTAAATTTATATTAGTATGAAGTacaaaaaattacagaaaatattaacTGGGATGGCTGCCTTAATGGGTACCAGAGACCTTCTGTGGATGCAAAGTACTAAAGTCTCTCTGCCGCACATTAAGCTAATATAGAAAGCATTTCACCCTTTTAAAATGTGCCCTCCCACAAAAGGAATGAATGCTTATGGACACTTGTCTGACAATACAATGGGCCTGTTTAGcctttattataaaataaataaaaggtttttttcttttaaagaagatcTGAAAAGCAGAATAGTCCTTACAGGATTGTCCTCATACTGTCGATTTCTGTcttctacagtatgtaaaagTTTCCCAGAAACAGAAAGGTCTTGCTGTAGAGCTCTCAGAGCAGGAACTGTCTTTTATCCAAAGGCATGATGGTTTAGTAGAGGAGGAGTGTTGCTCGTTCATTTACTTCTAACATGTATTTTAAACAGTCAACTATGACGTGCCAATAATGAATATATTTTGTCCAAGAAGTGAACACTTAAATCCATGTAGAAAATTTTCTGTGTTCTTGATTCATGGTATAATATTTGTATAATTTTGTGCTTTATCCAGATTTGTTGCAAAGGGAAATGTATATAGGAACAAAGTGTAGAATTACACTTTCTCATTTTTAGACTGTAGCTGTAGCATTTTTGGTAGCTATATGTCCACCAACAGTCCTTAAGATTGGTACTGTACTGTTCTAACCATGCTTAAGGATCAGTTAATGGGTACATCTTCAGCAGTTTAAAAACACGTATTTTCATTCTCTGTATTTCCAGCgatatttgtggggtttttttaaaataattttctgctgtattGCAAAATACTGGTTTTCTGGTCATATTCATATAACAGTTCTACCACAGCAATAGGTAAACACCACTTAGAAATGCATTAAGGAAAGTAGCACGCACTTGTGACACATgacttctttccccctccctccaaacaGACATGGCAGAGTCTCATGCCTCTTCCTGACGTTTAGGGAACTTTAGTTCAGGCCATTGACAACTTTTCAAGGTAAACTGACACGTTGCATGTAATGCTGTAATTTGTAGGTAGCCAGATTAGAGAACAAAGGAGAcgttaaatatttgttttagccCGTGTCACCTAGGAGATACACCTGCCTATTACAAATGAATTGCCTAACAATTCCTTACCAGTATTTCAtgtatatttcaaatatattggTATTTCCAACTATGCATTGATACCTGCCACGTGTAGCAAAACCACGGCAAAAATAAACCAAGATACTAAAAACGTAATGCATTTGTGCTTTACTGCGTGCATTGCAATAACGAGTAAATGTGAAGTACAAAAAGCATGTGAATTACACAAAAAATTGTTAACAAACTCAAGCTTATAATTTCGTGCACAATGTATGATACATATCACTAAATTATTAGTTGTTCCAATTGTTCATTTACTTCGCTAATCTAAACTTTTTCGGTGTATTTTCAAGTTGTACTTAAAAAGTTGAAGAAAGCATGGGTtttttctgatgtaattttttcttagaactgtgctgctttttttcctgctttcatacATTGCTGCCGTAAAAAGCTGGTACTACTAATTGCcaagttgaaagaaaaatgttagaatGTTTCTTCTCTCTCGTCCTCTAGAAATAAGATAGGATTTCTCCTAATTCCCTAGTGGCCTTAACGTAAAAGAGTGAACACATTTCCTATCAGTTTATACTCTAGTTTAAAATGTAATCTGTATTTTCACGTGACTACTGGtaccatttttttctgcagtcaaGTATATTGTATCATGTGCCTTTAATAAGTGAATTATTCATAATTGATGCCATGATACAAGGAGAATGCTGGTGAGTTTGaattaaactgaaataattttaacagcTGGGCCATGGGTATTACCTTATTATCGGAAGAACATTTCCTTTGCTAATGGAAATAAAGTTCcagaaagagagacagagggaaGAAGTTACAATTCAGTCTAAAGGAAGTGTTAGTGCATAGTAAATTTCAAACACATATTTTTATTCCATCAGCTACTGTCAGTATGAAGCTAAATGGTGAAATGCATCAGAAGAGTACATTTCTGTTTAAGTAATTGAGCCAGTCTAAATTCTGAAAGCTATGCAAATTTATTCAGGGCAGGGGAAATTTTCTGTTGCGTTACACAGTACAGGCTTTGATCACCTGATAATTTTGAGTCCATGAGCTACGTTTTGTTTCCCTGCTACAGGCAGACCTTGCATTGAAACAAGGTAAGAGCTGTCAGGTTAAAGTACCATTTGCATTCATTACAAAAAAACCAGTAGTAACACTTTTCCTCAAAATAATAAGTTGGTGCCTTCAGTTCTTTCTTACAGTTCCCCAAATTTTATGTCCTCTACACGGAATTATGAATTTGAATGCTGTATTGTAGAACTGTCTTCTGTTACTTAAAACTCAGAGCTCAGTTGTCAGGGGTTCCATGGGAAGCTcccatggaggataaaggagtTAGTGAGTGATGGAAGTTTTCAAAGAACATTCTCCTGGAAGCACAAGAACAGTTCATCCCCATTAAAGATGAGGGAAGTAGGTGGAGCAAGAGACCCCCTTTGGCTTAACTGcgagcttctgagtctgctcaaaaccaagagagatgtgtaccagagatggaaaagcagatgaacacCCATTGAGAAGTACAAGGGCACTGCTGGGTGTGCAG includes:
- the TMEM267 gene encoding transmembrane protein 267, producing the protein MVFAMASETDKAHALLQTFSAASVISSLGLGIFCFVADRLLQFSFIQQNDWLRAFSDNAVHGVLGMWSWAIVIGLRKKSDFTEVTLAGFLASVIDVDHFFLAGSLSLKAALTLPQRPLLHCSTVIPVVALTLKFIMHLFRLKDSWCFLPWMLFISWTSHHVRDGIRHGLWICPFGKTPPLPYWLYVAITASLPHLCSFIMYLTGTRELMSIKHGIRIDV